Proteins encoded by one window of Microplitis mediator isolate UGA2020A chromosome 1, iyMicMedi2.1, whole genome shotgun sequence:
- the LOC130666529 gene encoding uncharacterized protein LOC130666529 isoform X1 → MAPGPDNRQDLTPLDQNQQETSSRGVMNDTIDGATEVPTKDVSSVVSSCYSMIASVGKLEEPATLSTLNERELRALLDEAITYTGSTKDREGKSNLFKELLQEAEVDETEEGRRVVTSSRGIPGSNRRRHKRDSTCEHLTHGGSLQNLAQPLNSEFDSSFTYLTSGSSHTYSGGRRKSKKHSGSNVSARQREGGSLPSNVNASHSLASLVSLDLIFDKKRDFCEERTVYYWANKEKSRSLDKPSYGCVTKKDDKESVGASIDADINDKKSPKVKYVTNEMIESDYSSSSYKDDYMVNGLNDKDAVNSNDSINSPRIIQSNINGEDTEGTEMKIIEPRRPVQVISCPTFDTEETSVDSSIEFPLHEYNCKQDKPKFTINGTLQLTTYNNAKCNVTSGTVSGVQQSKVTTSNLLPIMHVTGTQPNIAMAVSRLTSQTNTAKDFSVSIDKKSLDENGNAVQSHNPERKKSRRKHTQEPNVIVYKAENVEGHRNEDIDSLINFIENKDAKNKKGRTTNGNTMKVKTTTGPKSRSRDKDSKRDQLSSKLQKSNSLEEISKTKLEDLTAEKSLSSSEASSFSCQHGTINGGLLKRTKQRSAGDSAVDSRRDRHSWGTEEGQSIYCNEIKNEFSSNTACPRKNSKKINIDVEPEPEFLVVTKKKKSKRQQRSSSGSRTQNLVNSSYLSRRRDFVNDYTTSHSPEYRRKSACSVPPSDKSDSSDLDSVHSLPVTSNIKHNVSLSSVGVPQASYADIARMATINLPHGPALHTSPTVPAMLVAENWGVVPAKSPSEPDKFPQDYYPSLDELQQSDRKIKQHNFSNSNLNQFSLNFDKHSLPDNLKLKNTTESKKAEAHEEAINKKIQVMKYVQEQKNLNANSIYVTDQNDTNFSKKLRNFGNNSVEQSKINVSCVKDTTPNTNISSNFQHSVSKNCQQVPSNTGGVNHFEPGDLKKSGNVQEEFKTFNTQHNQESSRKLTNLNVIDCSSTLINVKLDSKSLIQQSSSEDNLKPVVIKIEKTLKLTTKDYPRNAKATTFNNIRPTCITSSQCEKEDLETKDLYKRQIVTKEKDSKCGSKSFLKQNSRPAVILMDESSSDPTKNKEDVSSELTFGFEINEQLLQSEDSRVKKLKDKSILASEPSQYSNKIAINFERAPPSMFDKHTRYGKFPSDFHLHSPHLYQPQPRQIPHTQMIVSSTPYFGYAPRFQPPNNYVPPSPLLTSSNIMEKYNQPKEDFSARYIAPEEAVDVKNYNHDKIVTFVGLAWDAVMREIPVTEATGRVQYYSGQ, encoded by the exons ATGGCTCCAGGGCCGGATAATCGACAGGACCTTACGCCACTTGATCAAAATCAACAAGAAACCAGCAGTCGTGGTGTTATGAATGATACTATTGATGGTGCCACTGAGGTTCCTACGAAAGATGTGTCTAGTGTCGTGAGTTCATGTTATTCGATGATTGCTTCTGTTGGAAAACTG gaAGAACCAGCGACACTGTCCACTTTAAATGAAAGAGAATTACGAGCACTGTTAGATGAAGCTATAACCTATACAGGTTCAACTAAAGATCGTGAAGGAAAGTCAAAtctttttaaa gaacTTCTGCAAGAAGCAGAAGTTGATGAAACCGAGGAGGGTCGTCGAGTGGTAACAAGTTCTCGAGGTATACCGGGGTCGAATCGTCGCAGACACAAAAGAGACTCTACTTGTGAACATTTAACTCACGGTGGATCTTTACAAAATTTAGCCCAACCACTTAACAGTGAATTCGATAGCAGTTTTACTTACCTTACGTCTGGTTCTAGTCATACTTACAGTGGGGGCAGAAGAAAGAGTAAAAAGCATTCGGGATCTAATGTATCTGCTCGTCAACGAGAAGGTGGCTCTTTACCGTCCAACGTAAACGCCTCGCATAGTCTCGCTTCTCTTGTTAGTCTGGACCTAATTTTCGACAAAAAG agGGATTTTTGCGAAGAACGAACTGTCTACTACTGGGCGAATAAAGAGAAGTCAAGATCCTTGGATAAACCGTCTTATGGCTGTGTAACTAAAAAAGATGACAAAGAGAGCGTGGGTGCAAGCATCGATGCtgatataaatgataaaaaatctcCAAAAGTAAAGTATGTCACTAATGAAATGATTGAATCAGATTATTCATCGTCCAGTTACAAAGATGATTACatg GTTAATGGACTAAATGATAAAGATGCAGTAAATAGTAACGATTCTATAAATTCACCACGAATTATCCAATCGAATATAAATGGGGAAGACACAGAGGGTACTGagatgaaaataattgaacCTCGACGACCAGTTCAAGTAATATCGTGTCCTACGTTTGATACCGAAGAAACATCAGTTGATTCTTCCATCGAATTTCCTTTACATGAGTATAATTGTAAGCAAGATAAACCCAAGTTTACCATAAACGGTACGCTCCAGCTGACTACTTATAACAATGCCAAATGTAACGTCACCAGTGGCACTGTATCCGGTGTTCAACAAAGCAAGGTCACTACTTCTAATTTGCTTCCTATAATGCACGTTACTGGAACGCAACCAAATATAGCTATGG CTGTGTCAAGACTAACTTCACAAACTAATACCGCTAAAGATTTTTCTgtatcaattgataaaaaatcattgGATGAAAATGGTAATGCTGTGCAGAGCCATAATCCTGAGCGTAAAAAGTCACGAAGAAAGCACACCCAGGAGCCAAACGTGATTGTCTACAAAGCCGAAAATGTGGAAGGCCATCGTAATGAAGACATCGATAGCcttattaatttcatcgaAAATAAAGATGCAAAGAACAAAAAAGGAAGAACTACTAATGGAAATACTATGAAAGTTAAAACAACAACAGGCCCAAAATCCAGGAGCAGAGACAAAGATTCCAAAAGAGATCAACTTTCTTCGAAGTtacaaaaatcaaattctctTGAAGAGATATCCAAAACTAAGTTAGAGGATCTAACTGCTGAAAAAAGTTTGAGTTCAAGTGAAGCTAGCAGTTTTTCCTGTCAACACg GTACTATCAACGGAGGATTATTGAAGAGAACAAAACAACGTAGTGCCGGCGATTCAGCAGTTGATAGTCGCCGAGATCGGCATTCTTGGGGAACAGAAGAAGGTCAGTCAATATATtgcaatgaaataaaaaatgaattcagCAGTAATACCGCTTGTCCACggaaaaattctaaaaaaataaatattgatgtaGAACCTGAACCCGAGTTTCTGGTcgtgacaaagaaaaaaaaaagcaagaGGCAACAAAGAAGTTCTAGTGGTAGTAGAACACAAAATTTAGTAAACTCTTCATATTTATCAAGGAGAAGAGATTTTGTGAATGACTACACAACTTCTCATTCACCAGAATACAGAAGAAAGTCTGCTTGCAGTGTTCCGCCCAGTGATAAATCAGATAGTAGTGACTTAGATTCCGTGCACTCACTTCCTGTTACTTCAAATATCAAACATAATGTGTCTCTATCATCTGTCGGAGTACCGCAAGCAAGTTATGCCGACATTGCGCGCATGGCAACCATTAATTTGCCTCACGGTCCTGCTCTCCATACCTCACCCACGGTACCGGCCATGCTGGTCGCTGAAAACTGGGGAGTTGTACCCGCGAAATCACCCTCCGAACCGGATAAATTCCCTCAAGACTATTATCCTAGTCTTGACGAACTGCAACAGTCtgacagaaaaataaaacaacacAACTTCTCAAATTCCAATTTAAATCAGTTCAGTTTAAATTTCGACAAACACTCGTTACCAGacaatttaaaactaaaaaacacAACTGAGTCCAAAAAGGCCGAGGCACATGAGGAAgctatcaacaaaaaaattcaagttatgAAATACGtacaagaacaaaaaaatctaaacgCTAATTCTATTTACGTTACTGATCAAAACGAcactaatttttctaaaaaattaagaaactTTGGCAACAATTCTGTAGAACAATCGAAAATTAACGTCTCTTGTGTAAAAGATACCACTCCTAATACAAATATTTCAAGTAATTTTCAACATTCAGTCAGCAAAAATTGCCAACAAGTTCCGTCGAATACAGGCGGCGTAAATCATTTCGAACCtggtgatttaaaaaaatcgggTAATGTACAAGAAGAgtttaaaacatttaatacGCAACACAACCAAGAAAGTAGTAGAAAATTAACGAACTTGAATGTCATTGATTGCTCTTCTACTTTAATAAATGTCAAATTGGATTCGAAATCGTTAATCCAGCAGAGTTCAAGTGAAGATAACCTGAAGCCGGTGGTTATTAAAATTGAGAAAACATTGAAATTAACTACTAAAGATTATCCGCGAAATGCTAAAGCAACAACGTTCAATAATATAAGACCTACTTGTATTACATCATCGCAGTGCGAGAAAGAAGATTTAGAAACAAAAGATTTATATAAACGTCAAATTGTTACCAAAGAAAAGGATTCAAAATGTGGCTCTAAAAGTTTTCTAAAGCAAAACTCAAGACCAGCAGTCATACTAATGGACGAATCTTCATCAGATCCAACTAAAAACAAGGAAGATGTTTCGAGCGAACTGACATTTggttttgaaataaatgagCAGTTGCTACAATCTGAGGATAGTAGAGTTAAAAAACTTAAAGACAAGTCAATTTTAGCATCCGAACCCTCACAATATTCAAACAAAATAGCAATCAATTTTGAGAGAGCGCCACCTTCGATGTTTGACAAACACACAAGATACGGAAAATTTCCGTCAGATTTCCATTTGCATTCGCCGCATTTATATCAACCGCAACCTCGTCAGATTCCTCATACCCAGATGATCGTTTCATCGACTCCGTACTTCGGATATGCACCGAGATTTCAGCCACCAAATAATTACGTTCCACCTTCACCGTTGCTTACATCTTCAAATATAATGGAGAAATATAATCAACCTAAAGAAGATTTTTCTGCGCGTTACATCGCACCTGAAGAAGCTGTCGatgtgaaaaattataatcacgACAAAATCGTTACATTTGTTGGTTTAG CGTGGGATGCGGTGATGCGTGAAATTCCAGTGACTGAAGCAACAGGCCGAGTACAATATTACAGTGGCCAATGA
- the LOC130666529 gene encoding uncharacterized protein LOC130666529 isoform X2 has product MAPGPDNRQDLTPLDQNQQETSSRGVMNDTIDGATEVPTKDVSSVVSSCYSMIASVGKLEEPATLSTLNERELRALLDEAITYTGSTKDREGKSNLFKELLQEAEVDETEEGRRVVTSSRGIPGSNRRRHKRDSTCEHLTHGGSLQNLAQPLNSEFDSSFTYLTSGSSHTYSGGRRKSKKHSGSNVSARQREGGSLPSNVNASHSLASLVSLDLIFDKKRDFCEERTVYYWANKEKSRSLDKPSYGCVTKKDDKESVGASIDADINDKKSPKVKYVTNEMIESDYSSSSYKDDYMVNGLNDKDAVNSNDSINSPRIIQSNINGEDTEGTEMKIIEPRRPVQVISCPTFDTEETSVDSSIEFPLHEYNCKQDKPKFTINGTLQLTTYNNAKCNVTSGTVSGVQQSKVTTSNLLPIMHVTGTQPNIAMAVSRLTSQTNTAKDFSVSIDKKSLDENGNAVQSHNPERKKSRRKHTQEPNVIVYKAENVEGHRNEDIDSLINFIENKDAKNKKGRTTNGNTMKVKTTTGPKSRSRDKDSKRDQLSSKLQKSNSLEEISKTKLEDLTAEKSLSSSEASSFSCQHGTINGGLLKRTKQRSAGDSAVDSRRDRHSWGTEEEPEPEFLVVTKKKKSKRQQRSSSGSRTQNLVNSSYLSRRRDFVNDYTTSHSPEYRRKSACSVPPSDKSDSSDLDSVHSLPVTSNIKHNVSLSSVGVPQASYADIARMATINLPHGPALHTSPTVPAMLVAENWGVVPAKSPSEPDKFPQDYYPSLDELQQSDRKIKQHNFSNSNLNQFSLNFDKHSLPDNLKLKNTTESKKAEAHEEAINKKIQVMKYVQEQKNLNANSIYVTDQNDTNFSKKLRNFGNNSVEQSKINVSCVKDTTPNTNISSNFQHSVSKNCQQVPSNTGGVNHFEPGDLKKSGNVQEEFKTFNTQHNQESSRKLTNLNVIDCSSTLINVKLDSKSLIQQSSSEDNLKPVVIKIEKTLKLTTKDYPRNAKATTFNNIRPTCITSSQCEKEDLETKDLYKRQIVTKEKDSKCGSKSFLKQNSRPAVILMDESSSDPTKNKEDVSSELTFGFEINEQLLQSEDSRVKKLKDKSILASEPSQYSNKIAINFERAPPSMFDKHTRYGKFPSDFHLHSPHLYQPQPRQIPHTQMIVSSTPYFGYAPRFQPPNNYVPPSPLLTSSNIMEKYNQPKEDFSARYIAPEEAVDVKNYNHDKIVTFVGLAWDAVMREIPVTEATGRVQYYSGQ; this is encoded by the exons ATGGCTCCAGGGCCGGATAATCGACAGGACCTTACGCCACTTGATCAAAATCAACAAGAAACCAGCAGTCGTGGTGTTATGAATGATACTATTGATGGTGCCACTGAGGTTCCTACGAAAGATGTGTCTAGTGTCGTGAGTTCATGTTATTCGATGATTGCTTCTGTTGGAAAACTG gaAGAACCAGCGACACTGTCCACTTTAAATGAAAGAGAATTACGAGCACTGTTAGATGAAGCTATAACCTATACAGGTTCAACTAAAGATCGTGAAGGAAAGTCAAAtctttttaaa gaacTTCTGCAAGAAGCAGAAGTTGATGAAACCGAGGAGGGTCGTCGAGTGGTAACAAGTTCTCGAGGTATACCGGGGTCGAATCGTCGCAGACACAAAAGAGACTCTACTTGTGAACATTTAACTCACGGTGGATCTTTACAAAATTTAGCCCAACCACTTAACAGTGAATTCGATAGCAGTTTTACTTACCTTACGTCTGGTTCTAGTCATACTTACAGTGGGGGCAGAAGAAAGAGTAAAAAGCATTCGGGATCTAATGTATCTGCTCGTCAACGAGAAGGTGGCTCTTTACCGTCCAACGTAAACGCCTCGCATAGTCTCGCTTCTCTTGTTAGTCTGGACCTAATTTTCGACAAAAAG agGGATTTTTGCGAAGAACGAACTGTCTACTACTGGGCGAATAAAGAGAAGTCAAGATCCTTGGATAAACCGTCTTATGGCTGTGTAACTAAAAAAGATGACAAAGAGAGCGTGGGTGCAAGCATCGATGCtgatataaatgataaaaaatctcCAAAAGTAAAGTATGTCACTAATGAAATGATTGAATCAGATTATTCATCGTCCAGTTACAAAGATGATTACatg GTTAATGGACTAAATGATAAAGATGCAGTAAATAGTAACGATTCTATAAATTCACCACGAATTATCCAATCGAATATAAATGGGGAAGACACAGAGGGTACTGagatgaaaataattgaacCTCGACGACCAGTTCAAGTAATATCGTGTCCTACGTTTGATACCGAAGAAACATCAGTTGATTCTTCCATCGAATTTCCTTTACATGAGTATAATTGTAAGCAAGATAAACCCAAGTTTACCATAAACGGTACGCTCCAGCTGACTACTTATAACAATGCCAAATGTAACGTCACCAGTGGCACTGTATCCGGTGTTCAACAAAGCAAGGTCACTACTTCTAATTTGCTTCCTATAATGCACGTTACTGGAACGCAACCAAATATAGCTATGG CTGTGTCAAGACTAACTTCACAAACTAATACCGCTAAAGATTTTTCTgtatcaattgataaaaaatcattgGATGAAAATGGTAATGCTGTGCAGAGCCATAATCCTGAGCGTAAAAAGTCACGAAGAAAGCACACCCAGGAGCCAAACGTGATTGTCTACAAAGCCGAAAATGTGGAAGGCCATCGTAATGAAGACATCGATAGCcttattaatttcatcgaAAATAAAGATGCAAAGAACAAAAAAGGAAGAACTACTAATGGAAATACTATGAAAGTTAAAACAACAACAGGCCCAAAATCCAGGAGCAGAGACAAAGATTCCAAAAGAGATCAACTTTCTTCGAAGTtacaaaaatcaaattctctTGAAGAGATATCCAAAACTAAGTTAGAGGATCTAACTGCTGAAAAAAGTTTGAGTTCAAGTGAAGCTAGCAGTTTTTCCTGTCAACACg GTACTATCAACGGAGGATTATTGAAGAGAACAAAACAACGTAGTGCCGGCGATTCAGCAGTTGATAGTCGCCGAGATCGGCATTCTTGGGGAACAGAAGAAG AACCTGAACCCGAGTTTCTGGTcgtgacaaagaaaaaaaaaagcaagaGGCAACAAAGAAGTTCTAGTGGTAGTAGAACACAAAATTTAGTAAACTCTTCATATTTATCAAGGAGAAGAGATTTTGTGAATGACTACACAACTTCTCATTCACCAGAATACAGAAGAAAGTCTGCTTGCAGTGTTCCGCCCAGTGATAAATCAGATAGTAGTGACTTAGATTCCGTGCACTCACTTCCTGTTACTTCAAATATCAAACATAATGTGTCTCTATCATCTGTCGGAGTACCGCAAGCAAGTTATGCCGACATTGCGCGCATGGCAACCATTAATTTGCCTCACGGTCCTGCTCTCCATACCTCACCCACGGTACCGGCCATGCTGGTCGCTGAAAACTGGGGAGTTGTACCCGCGAAATCACCCTCCGAACCGGATAAATTCCCTCAAGACTATTATCCTAGTCTTGACGAACTGCAACAGTCtgacagaaaaataaaacaacacAACTTCTCAAATTCCAATTTAAATCAGTTCAGTTTAAATTTCGACAAACACTCGTTACCAGacaatttaaaactaaaaaacacAACTGAGTCCAAAAAGGCCGAGGCACATGAGGAAgctatcaacaaaaaaattcaagttatgAAATACGtacaagaacaaaaaaatctaaacgCTAATTCTATTTACGTTACTGATCAAAACGAcactaatttttctaaaaaattaagaaactTTGGCAACAATTCTGTAGAACAATCGAAAATTAACGTCTCTTGTGTAAAAGATACCACTCCTAATACAAATATTTCAAGTAATTTTCAACATTCAGTCAGCAAAAATTGCCAACAAGTTCCGTCGAATACAGGCGGCGTAAATCATTTCGAACCtggtgatttaaaaaaatcgggTAATGTACAAGAAGAgtttaaaacatttaatacGCAACACAACCAAGAAAGTAGTAGAAAATTAACGAACTTGAATGTCATTGATTGCTCTTCTACTTTAATAAATGTCAAATTGGATTCGAAATCGTTAATCCAGCAGAGTTCAAGTGAAGATAACCTGAAGCCGGTGGTTATTAAAATTGAGAAAACATTGAAATTAACTACTAAAGATTATCCGCGAAATGCTAAAGCAACAACGTTCAATAATATAAGACCTACTTGTATTACATCATCGCAGTGCGAGAAAGAAGATTTAGAAACAAAAGATTTATATAAACGTCAAATTGTTACCAAAGAAAAGGATTCAAAATGTGGCTCTAAAAGTTTTCTAAAGCAAAACTCAAGACCAGCAGTCATACTAATGGACGAATCTTCATCAGATCCAACTAAAAACAAGGAAGATGTTTCGAGCGAACTGACATTTggttttgaaataaatgagCAGTTGCTACAATCTGAGGATAGTAGAGTTAAAAAACTTAAAGACAAGTCAATTTTAGCATCCGAACCCTCACAATATTCAAACAAAATAGCAATCAATTTTGAGAGAGCGCCACCTTCGATGTTTGACAAACACACAAGATACGGAAAATTTCCGTCAGATTTCCATTTGCATTCGCCGCATTTATATCAACCGCAACCTCGTCAGATTCCTCATACCCAGATGATCGTTTCATCGACTCCGTACTTCGGATATGCACCGAGATTTCAGCCACCAAATAATTACGTTCCACCTTCACCGTTGCTTACATCTTCAAATATAATGGAGAAATATAATCAACCTAAAGAAGATTTTTCTGCGCGTTACATCGCACCTGAAGAAGCTGTCGatgtgaaaaattataatcacgACAAAATCGTTACATTTGTTGGTTTAG CGTGGGATGCGGTGATGCGTGAAATTCCAGTGACTGAAGCAACAGGCCGAGTACAATATTACAGTGGCCAATGA